The following proteins are encoded in a genomic region of Bacteriovorax sp. Seq25_V:
- a CDS encoding MFS transporter, which produces MKNYQMNFTFLMVATVISALGSYAFNFAFMAYIYDISGHNKSFMGLTQLFFVTGMLLGNITAGPVGERSNRRNLLTLCEVIRIPLSIVFLLTNNIWALLLTHGLKTIFAGISTPCKRAFINDIIPVENVAKANNIFSASYALVHILGPLIGTWGYSYFKSIDNLVYFDISTFIIAPALFMLIKIDHFKKFEHHSFIKDIQDGISYVRKRFDLRGLYERHALVGIFSGIVIPLILPFMHDVLGKGEKEYGVAMLIFGLGGLTGALLNKKVISKFGLGKVLYFTSFIEPIFLLVWALGISYHVSQTVFYFWGVLFFIRVPSQFSYLSHYVAKGYISRTNALLDFIFTLTNISASAIISILGDKVNTKELLVSCALIYAVINIFRIFAISSKELLSPKAVMNE; this is translated from the coding sequence ATGAAAAATTATCAAATGAATTTCACCTTTTTAATGGTGGCCACAGTCATTTCAGCACTTGGCTCCTATGCATTTAACTTTGCATTCATGGCCTATATTTATGACATCTCTGGGCATAATAAATCTTTTATGGGCCTCACACAGTTATTCTTTGTGACAGGAATGCTACTTGGAAATATTACAGCAGGACCTGTTGGAGAGAGAAGTAATCGCAGAAATCTTCTAACGCTTTGTGAGGTCATTAGAATTCCCCTCTCTATAGTTTTCTTACTCACAAATAATATTTGGGCACTTCTGCTGACTCATGGACTCAAAACAATCTTTGCTGGGATTTCAACACCATGTAAAAGAGCATTTATTAATGACATAATCCCTGTCGAGAATGTGGCAAAGGCCAATAATATATTTAGCGCAAGTTATGCTCTCGTTCATATTCTAGGTCCGCTAATCGGAACTTGGGGTTACAGTTATTTCAAATCAATTGATAATCTCGTCTACTTTGATATATCTACATTTATCATTGCTCCAGCTTTATTTATGCTAATAAAAATTGATCATTTTAAAAAATTCGAGCACCACTCTTTCATCAAAGACATTCAAGATGGAATTTCCTATGTAAGAAAAAGATTTGATCTTAGAGGTCTTTATGAGCGCCATGCACTAGTTGGTATCTTTTCCGGTATCGTCATTCCACTCATTCTTCCATTTATGCACGATGTACTTGGTAAAGGAGAAAAGGAATATGGTGTCGCCATGTTAATCTTTGGACTAGGTGGGCTAACTGGAGCACTCTTAAACAAGAAAGTAATTTCTAAATTTGGACTTGGAAAAGTTCTGTACTTTACAAGCTTCATTGAGCCGATCTTTCTTCTAGTCTGGGCCCTTGGAATCAGTTATCACGTCTCACAAACTGTTTTCTATTTTTGGGGAGTATTATTTTTTATACGAGTCCCTTCTCAATTCAGCTATCTTTCACACTACGTTGCTAAAGGATACATATCGCGAACAAATGCCCTGCTCGACTTTATCTTTACACTTACAAATATTTCAGCTTCTGCAATTATCTCAATCCTTGGAGACAAAGTTAATACAAAAGAGCTCCTAGTCTCTTGCGCACTAATTTACGCAGTAATAAATATTTTTAGAATTTTTGCTATAAGTTCAAAAGAACTTCTCTCACCAAAAGCGGTAATGAATGAATAA
- a CDS encoding nucleoside triphosphate pyrophosphatase, with product MKLILGSSSIFRQNQLKQFGITFDSVSPELDEDKIKNSDHSPYEISRELSLAKAQVILQQYPDAIIIGADQVLDFEGQIFSKPKTEEKAIEQLSKLQGKTHKLITSYALVSKDKQIVESVVSSMTMKALTQKQITNYVKRDQPLHSCGSYKLETLGIALFDKIDCPDHSAIIGLPLISLSKALTEFGIELL from the coding sequence ATGAAACTAATATTAGGAAGTTCATCAATATTTAGACAAAACCAACTAAAACAATTTGGTATTACCTTTGATTCTGTATCACCTGAGCTTGATGAAGATAAAATTAAAAACTCTGATCACTCACCGTATGAAATCTCAAGAGAGCTCAGTCTTGCTAAAGCTCAGGTCATTCTTCAACAATATCCAGATGCCATTATCATTGGCGCAGATCAAGTTCTAGACTTCGAAGGTCAAATATTTTCTAAGCCAAAAACTGAAGAGAAGGCCATCGAACAACTTTCTAAACTACAAGGAAAAACCCATAAGCTAATCACCAGCTATGCACTTGTATCCAAGGACAAGCAGATCGTAGAGAGCGTTGTAAGTTCCATGACAATGAAAGCTCTTACCCAGAAACAAATAACAAATTATGTAAAACGCGATCAACCCCTTCATAGTTGTGGCTCTTATAAATTAGAAACACTTGGGATTGCACTCTTTGATAAGATTGATTGCCCTGATCACTCAGCAATCATTGGCCTTCCACTCATTAGTCTATCAAAGGCCCTGACTGAGTTTGGAATTGAACTTCTCTAA
- a CDS encoding TIGR01621 family pseudouridine synthase yields MLEQIKIIFENHDFLVISKPAELSYHGDGLHEFLRKQTNGDIFGVHRLDKVTSGILIFAKNSEMAAVLSKKFESKEMKKIYIAMSDKRPSKKQGLIRGDMEKSRDGSYKLTRTLYNPAITKFETRQAQQDGLRMFILYPQTGRTHQLRVAMKSLGSPILGDKRYGGSDSDRTYLHAFELSFELNGEEFSFKVLPTGKHWPSDL; encoded by the coding sequence ATGCTAGAACAAATTAAAATAATTTTTGAAAATCATGACTTTCTAGTGATCTCTAAGCCAGCCGAACTTAGCTATCATGGGGATGGGCTACATGAGTTTCTGCGTAAGCAAACGAATGGTGATATTTTTGGTGTCCATCGTCTCGACAAGGTTACTTCTGGGATTTTGATTTTTGCAAAAAACTCTGAGATGGCCGCAGTTCTTTCAAAGAAATTTGAAAGTAAGGAGATGAAAAAAATCTATATCGCAATGTCAGATAAGAGACCTTCAAAAAAACAGGGTCTAATCAGAGGTGATATGGAAAAAAGTCGTGATGGTAGTTATAAACTAACTAGAACCTTATATAATCCTGCGATCACAAAGTTTGAGACTAGACAGGCCCAGCAAGATGGGCTGAGAATGTTCATTCTTTACCCTCAAACGGGAAGAACTCATCAGCTTCGAGTCGCGATGAAGTCCTTAGGTAGCCCAATTCTGGGTGATAAACGCTATGGAGGTAGTGATAGTGACCGAACATATCTTCATGCTTTTGAACTTTCATTTGAACTAAACGGAGAGGAGTTCTCATTTAAAGTACTACCTACTGGGAAGCACTGGCCTTCTGATTTATAA
- a CDS encoding phosphatase PAP2 family protein, producing MKKSIGLSLMLFASVLGPLNSNATDDFFFSSSSSNYLEQKCEWRLEGCVTVDENSIDFRSSSKRMLDDLFACKNTIEGCTEEQVEAQDVVTGKKQVLSLSDIRGRYIESSTLRDMVDQSNDKTGKKYFIPLGLSNSELLMLAATTSLGLVAFHNDQEIMDYIQDTKTEKTQEIADVANLFGKELIPPIALGSYFLGVVFKDGKMKDVGLITVTAGLATQLVTEGFKKSFDRKRPNQEAGPYKFGYEGNNSFFSGHTSGAFSLATVISEVYKEDHAWVPYVAYGVASMTAYARMHDKKHWATDVLAGAVVGHLVTKIVYRMHKNDDSNGGFIIIPSYDFETGTYMINFAYSPKRPSSPLKCAKMPDGKEKIAACIQEAWERSNK from the coding sequence ATGAAGAAATCTATAGGCCTATCACTAATGCTATTTGCAAGTGTTCTTGGCCCATTAAATTCGAATGCAACAGACGATTTCTTTTTTTCGAGCTCATCTAGTAACTATCTCGAACAGAAGTGCGAATGGAGACTAGAAGGATGTGTAACTGTTGACGAAAATTCAATTGATTTTAGATCTAGCAGCAAACGAATGTTAGATGATCTCTTCGCGTGTAAAAATACAATTGAAGGCTGTACAGAAGAACAAGTAGAAGCACAAGATGTTGTAACCGGAAAAAAACAAGTTCTCTCACTAAGTGACATTCGAGGGAGATATATTGAATCTTCAACTCTTAGAGACATGGTCGATCAGTCAAATGATAAAACAGGAAAGAAATATTTCATTCCACTTGGTCTTTCAAACTCTGAACTGCTTATGCTAGCAGCAACTACAAGCTTAGGTTTAGTAGCTTTTCATAATGATCAAGAAATCATGGATTATATCCAAGATACTAAAACAGAAAAAACACAAGAAATTGCTGATGTAGCAAACTTGTTTGGTAAAGAATTAATTCCACCAATTGCACTTGGCTCTTACTTTCTAGGGGTTGTATTTAAAGATGGGAAAATGAAGGATGTTGGACTTATCACTGTTACAGCTGGACTTGCAACACAACTTGTTACAGAAGGTTTCAAGAAGAGTTTTGACAGAAAGAGACCAAACCAAGAAGCCGGTCCATATAAATTTGGATATGAGGGAAATAACTCATTTTTCTCAGGGCATACATCGGGAGCATTTTCTCTCGCAACTGTTATCTCTGAAGTCTATAAAGAAGATCATGCATGGGTTCCATATGTTGCCTACGGAGTTGCATCAATGACGGCTTATGCTAGAATGCATGATAAGAAACACTGGGCAACAGATGTTCTTGCTGGAGCAGTGGTTGGTCACCTTGTGACAAAAATCGTGTACCGTATGCATAAGAATGATGACAGCAATGGTGGATTTATCATTATACCATCATATGATTTTGAGACTGGTACTTATATGATAAATTTTGCTTACTCTCCAAAGAGACCATCTTCTCCCCTTAAATGTGCAAAAATGCCTGATGGGAAAGAGAAAATCGCGGCTTGCATACAAGAGGCATGGGAAAGATCGAATAAATGA
- a CDS encoding exo-beta-N-acetylmuramidase NamZ domain-containing protein has product MTKIAIEKLKSDKNIQSLFKGNIALLCHSASVDQELNSSVQIFKEIFGNRFVKLFGPQHGFVSDVQDNMIETDHYTHPYFKLPVYSLYSETREPTDKMLEGVDTFVIDLQDVGTRVYTYITTMTYILKKCGPKGIRVIILDRPNPVGGELIEGNVLDKNYESFVGCMEIPQRHGMTMGEVANFAKNKFQLDIDLHVVTMDNWKRSMFWKDTGLHWLNPSPNLPTADGAITFCGTVLYEGTNISEGRGTTRSLEVIGHPAIEPYSFYEEIAPKLEEMDFEGFKLRPTVFMPTFQKHAGTACGGIHIHVTNPLEFRSWQLGQFLCRELYHHLKDKFEWSKKAYEYEYEKLPIDLINGSDSIRLWVENNQTMDKLRNIEINGSADFLKIRKDSLLY; this is encoded by the coding sequence ATGACAAAAATAGCTATAGAAAAACTAAAATCAGACAAGAATATACAATCATTATTTAAGGGCAATATTGCTCTCTTATGCCACTCTGCAAGCGTTGACCAAGAGCTTAATTCTTCTGTTCAAATTTTTAAAGAAATCTTTGGGAACAGATTTGTAAAACTCTTCGGCCCACAACATGGCTTTGTGAGTGATGTTCAAGATAATATGATTGAAACTGATCACTACACACATCCCTACTTCAAACTCCCGGTGTACTCACTTTATAGTGAGACGCGTGAACCAACAGATAAAATGCTTGAAGGTGTTGATACATTTGTTATTGATCTACAAGATGTAGGAACACGCGTTTATACCTATATTACAACCATGACATACATCCTCAAAAAATGTGGACCCAAAGGAATTAGAGTTATCATCCTTGATCGCCCAAACCCAGTGGGTGGAGAATTGATTGAAGGTAATGTTCTTGATAAGAACTACGAATCATTTGTGGGCTGCATGGAGATTCCTCAACGTCACGGTATGACAATGGGAGAAGTAGCAAACTTCGCTAAAAATAAGTTCCAGCTCGACATTGATCTTCACGTTGTCACAATGGATAACTGGAAGCGATCAATGTTTTGGAAAGACACTGGACTTCACTGGTTAAACCCATCTCCAAACCTTCCAACAGCGGATGGAGCAATCACATTTTGTGGGACTGTTCTTTATGAAGGAACGAATATTTCAGAAGGACGAGGAACAACGAGAAGTTTAGAAGTGATCGGACATCCAGCAATTGAACCTTATAGCTTCTACGAAGAGATTGCTCCTAAACTCGAAGAAATGGATTTTGAAGGGTTCAAGTTAAGACCTACTGTGTTTATGCCAACATTCCAAAAACACGCAGGAACGGCCTGTGGAGGAATTCATATCCACGTCACAAATCCATTGGAGTTTCGCTCTTGGCAACTAGGACAATTTCTTTGTCGTGAATTATATCACCACCTAAAAGATAAGTTCGAATGGTCTAAGAAGGCCTATGAATATGAATATGAAAAACTTCCAATTGACTTAATCAACGGAAGTGACTCCATTCGCCTTTGGGTTGAAAATAATCAAACGATGGATAAATTAAGAAACATAGAAATAAATGGAAGTGCTGACTTTTTAAAAATTAGAAAAGATAGTCTTCTTTATTAA
- a CDS encoding thymidylate synthase → MKQYHDLMKHVLENGQTKEDRTGTGTYSVFGYQARYNLEEGFPLVTTKKCHLRSIIHELLWFINGDTNIKYLKDNKVSIWDEWADENGDLGPVYGYQWRHWKRPDGSEVDQVAKLVEGLKNNPDSRRHILTAWNPADVDDMALPPCHAFVQFYVSGDKKLSCQLYQRSADIFLGVPFNIASYALFTMMLAQVCDLGLGDFVHTMGDAHLYSNHIDQAKLQLSRKPFPLPQMKINPEVKSIFDFKFEDFELVGYEAHPHIKAEVAV, encoded by the coding sequence ATGAAGCAATACCACGATTTAATGAAACATGTTTTAGAAAACGGTCAAACAAAAGAAGATCGTACAGGGACTGGAACTTATTCAGTTTTTGGGTATCAAGCAAGATATAACCTTGAAGAAGGATTTCCTCTTGTGACAACTAAGAAGTGTCATCTTCGTTCAATCATTCATGAACTTCTGTGGTTTATTAATGGCGATACAAATATTAAATACCTTAAAGATAATAAAGTTAGTATCTGGGATGAGTGGGCCGATGAAAATGGTGATCTTGGTCCTGTGTATGGTTACCAGTGGAGACATTGGAAACGCCCAGATGGTTCTGAGGTTGATCAAGTCGCAAAACTCGTGGAAGGATTAAAAAATAATCCGGATTCTCGTCGTCACATTTTAACAGCATGGAACCCTGCTGATGTCGATGATATGGCACTTCCTCCATGTCATGCTTTCGTTCAATTCTATGTTAGTGGAGATAAGAAACTTTCTTGTCAACTTTATCAAAGAAGTGCTGATATTTTCTTGGGGGTTCCATTTAATATTGCTTCTTATGCTTTATTTACAATGATGTTGGCCCAAGTCTGTGATCTTGGTCTTGGTGACTTTGTTCACACTATGGGAGACGCACATCTTTACTCAAATCACATTGATCAAGCGAAACTTCAATTATCTCGTAAACCATTTCCTCTGCCACAGATGAAGATTAACCCGGAAGTTAAATCAATCTTTGATTTTAAATTTGAAGATTTTGAACTTGTTGGTTATGAGGCCCATCCACATATCAAGGCCGAGGTTGCAGTTTAA
- a CDS encoding GH3 auxin-responsive promoter family protein, producing the protein MSIKSWYLKYINKKKNKRIEAFTQRPLQVQEKLCKDIFSYFKGTLFEKEFRLDKIKSLEDLKRFPVTDATILKPFIDEIKKNNRPGIITRDKIKYIAQTGGSTGAHKYIPYPKKLIKSFQNFQLKTAAHSCEYINDFNILDKGLLVNPATLVTEENDGVTIGMATGIMTKLAPSFSRKGVYPSIDILKISDTNEKISRIKEEVLHKDIHGFSSPPSFAIPILEAMLGDKERITDIWKNFKIYIWSGSPLRNYRQRIKEIIGDIPTFEVYSATESAVAFQYKEEGKLLVDLDMSVFLFQEVGSSLDSPKLTITELEKGKRYRILFTTYAGLINYNVGDAIELLEHNPPIIRILGREKEDVTIGGAERIKLEDIHKIIDLVAKEESLQVSNFFLSAYENESQKKGYRWYFEFSHNEVDANRFLDKLEATLASKALNYSYMRKGSARLLPPKIEIGKQGSLDRFLSERKVFAQGKILQIYNDIDAAAPIWDFLETNDLINQKASASQ; encoded by the coding sequence ATGAGTATCAAATCTTGGTATTTAAAATACATAAACAAGAAAAAGAATAAAAGAATAGAGGCCTTCACACAAAGGCCTCTTCAAGTTCAAGAAAAACTTTGTAAAGATATTTTCTCCTACTTCAAAGGAACTCTTTTTGAAAAAGAGTTTAGGCTCGACAAAATCAAGAGTCTCGAAGATTTAAAAAGATTTCCGGTTACGGACGCCACGATTTTAAAACCATTTATTGATGAAATTAAAAAGAATAATCGGCCAGGAATTATAACCCGAGACAAAATTAAATATATCGCCCAAACAGGTGGTTCAACGGGTGCACACAAGTATATTCCCTACCCAAAAAAGTTAATTAAATCATTTCAAAATTTTCAGCTAAAAACAGCGGCCCATAGTTGTGAGTATATTAATGACTTCAACATTCTAGATAAAGGCCTACTCGTGAATCCAGCAACTCTTGTCACTGAAGAAAATGATGGTGTGACAATTGGCATGGCCACAGGAATCATGACAAAATTGGCACCAAGCTTTTCACGCAAGGGAGTTTATCCGTCAATTGATATATTAAAAATAAGTGACACAAATGAGAAGATAAGTAGAATTAAAGAAGAAGTTCTTCATAAAGACATACATGGTTTTAGTTCTCCGCCATCATTTGCAATTCCCATTCTTGAAGCAATGCTTGGAGATAAGGAAAGAATCACAGATATTTGGAAGAACTTCAAAATTTATATCTGGTCAGGTTCTCCTCTTAGAAATTACCGTCAACGTATTAAAGAAATTATCGGAGATATTCCAACTTTCGAAGTCTACTCTGCAACGGAGTCTGCAGTTGCATTTCAATATAAGGAAGAAGGAAAGCTTTTAGTCGATCTGGACATGTCTGTTTTTCTCTTTCAAGAAGTAGGGAGTTCTCTAGACTCTCCAAAGCTTACAATTACTGAATTAGAAAAAGGAAAGCGCTATCGCATTCTTTTCACTACTTATGCCGGTCTCATTAATTACAACGTTGGTGATGCGATTGAGCTTCTAGAGCATAATCCTCCAATCATAAGAATACTTGGAAGAGAAAAAGAGGATGTCACAATTGGTGGTGCGGAAAGAATTAAACTAGAAGATATTCACAAAATTATTGATCTGGTTGCCAAGGAAGAGTCCTTACAGGTCTCTAATTTCTTTTTAAGTGCATATGAAAACGAATCACAGAAAAAAGGTTATCGATGGTACTTTGAATTTTCCCATAACGAAGTTGATGCAAACAGATTTCTTGATAAACTTGAAGCAACATTAGCGTCAAAAGCACTAAATTATTCCTACATGAGAAAAGGAAGTGCAAGACTTCTTCCTCCTAAGATCGAAATAGGAAAGCAAGGTTCACTTGATCGCTTTCTTAGTGAAAGAAAGGTTTTTGCCCAAGGGAAAATCCTACAAATCTATAATGACATTGATGCTGCGGCACCAATCTGGGATTTCCTTGAAACAAATGATCTTATAAATCAGAAGGCCAGTGCTTCCCAGTAG
- a CDS encoding dihydrofolate reductase — protein sequence MLLSMIAAYGKNRELGLDNKLLWHLPADMKNFVRLTKGKAIVVGRKTFESFKGPLPKRINIILTTNKSYHYEHENVRIVHSVEECLKLIEELKLEETVICGGAEIYKIFLPLIKRFYLSIVDWEGKADTFFPEFDMSDFKILEEVNHAKDEENLAWRFLDLEKV from the coding sequence ATGCTTCTTTCAATGATTGCAGCTTACGGCAAAAACCGTGAGCTTGGACTCGATAATAAGCTTCTTTGGCACCTGCCTGCTGATATGAAGAACTTTGTTCGACTAACAAAGGGTAAGGCCATTGTTGTAGGAAGAAAAACATTTGAATCATTCAAAGGACCTCTTCCAAAACGCATTAATATTATTTTAACAACAAATAAGTCTTACCATTATGAGCATGAGAATGTTCGTATCGTTCACTCTGTTGAAGAATGTTTAAAACTAATTGAAGAACTCAAGCTTGAGGAGACTGTAATTTGTGGCGGAGCAGAGATTTATAAGATCTTCTTACCACTAATTAAACGTTTTTACCTTTCGATTGTAGATTGGGAAGGCAAGGCCGATACTTTCTTTCCTGAGTTTGATATGAGTGACTTTAAAATTCTTGAAGAAGTGAATCATGCAAAAGATGAAGAAAACCTCGCATGGAGGTTTCTTGATCTTGAAAAAGTTTAG
- a CDS encoding sodium:alanine symporter family protein, whose amino-acid sequence MVKWILLISALFSGNVMAQENFQVIVNDIFGAINGAYAPFLFWEVPFIKLPLILFIMVSGGIFFTFRYGFVNIRLFKHGIDVVRGKYDDPEHEGDISHFQALTSALSATVGLGNIAGVAVAIGAGGPGAVFWLWVVAFFGMSMKFSSCTFAQFYRIKDSNGNILGGPMVYLTEGLKERGFSKLAKVFGIFFSFATILASFGGGNLFQANQTFEIIKSQYPGANPWVVGVTLAFLAGVVLIGGIKRIGEVTSKLVPLMCGFFVISCLAIIFSNISMVPEMFVSIFREAFSPDAIYGGFLGVLIQGVKRASFSNEAGLGSAAIAHAAAKTDEPVREGVVAMLGPVIDTHIVCTMTALTILITGAHLQPELVGKGVEITSYAFGTLGSFMPKLLLVAICVFAYSTVISWSYYGERATEYLFGKTLGHNAIRIYRLCYVFIIILGPVLSIGNVVDFADLMLLSMAFPNILGMIYLSKLVKDKTDDYFKRYKSGSMKIYK is encoded by the coding sequence ATGGTTAAATGGATTTTGTTAATTTCAGCACTTTTCTCAGGGAATGTTATGGCCCAAGAGAATTTCCAAGTTATCGTTAACGATATCTTCGGAGCAATCAATGGAGCATATGCACCATTTCTATTTTGGGAAGTTCCCTTTATTAAGCTTCCACTTATTTTATTCATTATGGTTTCAGGTGGTATCTTCTTCACGTTTAGATATGGCTTTGTAAACATTAGACTCTTTAAACACGGAATAGATGTTGTTCGTGGAAAATATGACGATCCTGAACATGAGGGAGATATTTCTCATTTCCAGGCCCTTACTTCTGCGCTCTCTGCTACTGTTGGTCTTGGTAATATTGCCGGTGTTGCTGTTGCAATTGGTGCCGGTGGTCCAGGTGCAGTGTTTTGGCTATGGGTTGTCGCTTTCTTTGGAATGTCGATGAAGTTCAGCTCTTGTACATTCGCACAATTTTATAGAATTAAAGACTCTAATGGAAATATTCTTGGTGGACCAATGGTTTACCTGACAGAAGGTTTAAAGGAGAGAGGTTTCTCAAAACTAGCTAAAGTTTTTGGTATCTTCTTTTCTTTCGCTACAATTCTTGCATCATTTGGAGGAGGGAACCTTTTTCAAGCAAACCAAACTTTTGAAATTATCAAGTCTCAATATCCTGGAGCGAATCCATGGGTTGTTGGAGTTACTCTTGCCTTCCTTGCTGGAGTCGTTCTCATTGGTGGTATCAAAAGAATCGGTGAAGTAACTTCTAAGCTTGTTCCACTTATGTGTGGTTTCTTCGTTATTAGTTGTCTAGCAATTATTTTTTCAAATATTTCTATGGTTCCAGAAATGTTTGTTTCAATCTTTAGAGAAGCCTTTTCTCCAGATGCTATTTATGGTGGTTTTCTTGGTGTACTTATTCAAGGTGTAAAGCGTGCTTCATTTTCAAATGAAGCGGGGCTTGGATCGGCAGCGATTGCTCATGCAGCTGCAAAAACAGATGAGCCAGTAAGAGAAGGTGTTGTTGCTATGCTTGGTCCAGTTATTGACACGCATATCGTTTGTACAATGACTGCTCTTACAATTCTAATTACTGGTGCTCACTTACAACCAGAGCTAGTAGGTAAGGGAGTTGAGATTACTTCATACGCATTTGGAACACTTGGTTCTTTTATGCCAAAACTTCTTTTAGTAGCAATTTGCGTATTTGCTTATTCAACAGTTATTTCGTGGTCATACTATGGAGAGAGAGCAACAGAGTACCTTTTTGGGAAAACTCTTGGACACAATGCTATTCGAATCTATAGATTATGTTATGTATTCATCATTATTCTTGGGCCGGTATTAAGTATTGGTAACGTTGTTGATTTTGCAGACCTTATGCTTCTTTCAATGGCATTCCCGAATATTCTTGGTATGATATATTTAAGTAAGTTAGTTAAAGATAAGACTGATGATTACTTTAAGAGATATAAATCAGGTTCAATGAAAATTTATAAATAA